The sequence below is a genomic window from Xiphophorus maculatus strain JP 163 A chromosome 18, X_maculatus-5.0-male, whole genome shotgun sequence.
CAATGCACCCATCCACTTGGAAATATGATACCAAATACAGTTTGTACTGATTTAGAAGAGTCTGTAGCCTTGGGGGCTTGTTAATATGGAATGTGGATTTGCATCTAACACCTGCAGcatgaatttgggtttttacagCTTGCATATATAGTGTATGATTTACACTGTataatttgacatttgaatTCCTTTATGTGATATAGTGCAATTTTAGTTGTAAGAAAGGTTGATATTTAAGTCCAAAAGAGATTCATGGTTGTAAACACCTTCAAGAAAAGGCTTGCATAAGTCTAGACATCAACAATTTGAAAAAGCTTGAACATCGCTCTGTCTGTATGTTGTGTTCTAAAGatgtgttttgtctgttttattgttcattttagATTTCATCTACTTCTTTGTGGGACCACAAGTCTACAAATTTGACTACACCCACAAATCTATTGTCGGAGTGGAAACAGCTAATGCTTGGCTTGGCTGTTAAAAGAAAACGCGTTGAAACAGATACAGAAGGAGAATGacctgcaaacattttttttagggTGAAATGTCTCTATatatcttctttaaaataaagaattgaaCACATTAATACCTTTGCCATTTGAATGTGTATCACAGTGAAATGTTCTTGGGTTGCTCTGTAGTTCGTGTCATAAATTCTCATTTTTACTGTCTGTACGTGGTGTAGACTGACATACAGACAAGCAGAAACCAATTTATGTGTTTCTCACATACTGTATGGCTGCAGGTTTAGGCATGACTTAGTAGAAAGAAAAGAGCTCTCAGCACTAATTTCTATACTatataaaacacagttttccatAAATTCCAGACATTGGTGGGCATTTaggttacaaccacaaacctccgGGTAGGTCTCGCTGTAGCAATCATGATTAAACAGCTTTAGACCACGTGATTTCCCAGCTACCTCATGAATGTTCTCATATAAAAACAGGTGTTCAGGATGGTGAAATGAACATTGAAATATGGAGTTGGTGTGCACTTGGACACTCGTTTTGAGCTCTTTGATGTTGGTGGAAATCTCGTGGACTCGACCCATTGAGGAAGATCAGCGTCTGACTCCTGATGATATTGAGCTTGCTAAGGTTTGTTAGCAAATAGCTGTACTGCAGTCTGGCTTCATATATTTCTatgaaaaattgttttacagataatatttgtcattttcGTCATGccctttaactttaaattaatactGCAGCCATATAAAACAGATTTGCACTATTCtgttcttaaaatgtatttctacaaGGTAataatgcatttcttttcttctcaccaaaaaatacattgttcACTAAAAATTATAAAGCCCTACTTTATGGAGAGCcatttcagccattttgtgGTACAATCttgtattttgaaaatgttaattgtttttgtcattagACATTTGGAGAATAAGactacaaacaaaacatgcattaacaaaaaacaaagctgtgAAAACTGAAGTCTGGTTGAGATGAATTACAATTTATTACAGTTaacaaattttccacaaaatacCTGGATGCTTGATAATTACCATATCCACATGTgcacacatttttcaataaaattcttTACATTGTACACTAAAATGTACGGTAATGGAtgattttgaaacaaaagtaaaacaatgtttatatatacttatatattaATTATGCCATAAATTTGTCTGCAACTGCAGgtttctactttattttattttaacaatacatTACCTTATGGTGGATAGTGGTCTATTTTCAATTTTTGATGGTTAGTTGATCAAAtattgaaaattatatttaaaccATAATGTGAGcagggtttttcttttgttagttAACTTGTTTTTGCCTGGACTTTCTCTCAGAAAACATGTGCTTCATTAACATGcgagaacaaaagaaaaaaacctacGCTAATCAATTTTAACTTTATGTCTATTGTATAACATCTTAAAGTGTGaggttgcaacatgacaaaatgtaaaaacgttCAATGGGTGCAAAGACTTTTCCTGTGCTTTTCAACAGAGTTACCTAAGAAGGTTCTATAGTCTGAGACTCGGAGGCACAGACTACAGAGGTTCAACGCGTAAGATCCGGTCTGCATCAGACATGGAGCAGAAGGTCAGGCAAATGCAGAACTTCTTTGGCCTGAGAGAAACAGGAATCCTGGATTCCAACACCGTGAATGTCATGAAGAAGCCGAGGTGTGGTGTTCCTGATGTGGACAACTATAGTTTTTATCCTTATCACCCCAAATGGAAGAATCGTACCATCTCCTACAAGTGAGACAGTTTTAGTTCAGCAAGTAAAAATATTGTGAAGTTATTCATTTCTATTGCACACAGGAATTCTGTCTGATGCCTTGTGCAGGATAGCAAAGTATACCCCAGACCTGAGTAGAGAGGATGTGGAAAAGTCCTTTCGTTTAGCCCTGAAGATGTGGAGCGACGCAGCTCCTCTGAATTTCGTTAAGATCAACCATGGCAAAGCTGATATTGTCCTCACCTTTGCACACAGAGGTAAATCTGAAAACACTTGTGAGGAATTGCTTGACTTTAAAcagtgtaaaaaatatataaatcgtAGGACATTCATTCAGAAGTATTTCTATATGCTGTTGTAGCTCATGGAGACTTCTCTCCCTTTGATGGACCTGGAGGAGTGCTGGCCCATGCCTTTCAGCCTGGAGAGGGGATGGGTGGAGATGTACACTTTGATGAAGATGAAACATGGACGACAGGGGGGCAAGGTTTGTGGTATTCGGAAAACAACATCCATTTAATTAAGCTTAGTACTGTACTTCTCGCCATTTGTATCATAAATGATACACACGTTTCTGTGGTCTCTATCTTTATACGTACCCAAAAACCTATTGTATACAATTTCAGACTTGTATTCTGCCATCTACTGGATTATCATTGCACTGCAGGCAGAGAAAGCGTTTTGTTTCCCTCTTTTCTAAATGTCGTCTCGCATGAGATTGGTCATACGCGTTTTCCAGGAAAGTCTTTGCCAATTTTAAACAacttacagtaaaaataatatatacattgttattcacttttttaaagtaatgttttatgttttgaaataatgcaCAATtacttagaaatgtttttgttatattacatttaaatcGTGTTAAAATGTGTCTATCATATTTGGTACTGCAGGTATTTAAGGTGCTTTATCACTGAacattaatttcatatttttataaaataatcaatgtCATACCAGCCACAATTCAGCTACAAACTTTTCTTTACTCAATAATCATcattaaatgtcatttcaaaattatttatttatattttttcacaatagTGCTTATTCTAAAACCGTAATGTTTATGGTGTATTGAGTagttatgtatatatattttagattttaaaaaaagagtagaagaagaagagagagaaagaaagaaaatactttgaataGTCATCAACATGTTAATGTGAGACGATTCAAGCTATATAGAGCAGTAAGGAGAAGATGATGAGGACTGGACTCCCCCGGCCATGCATGATGAAAGATATTCAGATACCAACTATGATGAAGACTATGATGATCAAAGTGTAAACCAGAACAATATGGCAATTGAGATCCAAACAATCACTCTGAAGACAGTCAGAAATGAATCAGTGAAGACTAATGTGAAAAACAACTAatacaaatggagaaaatactGTCAGGTTTCATACGTTGATCTCGTTGCCAGGGTTGTTGTCAAAGAACAAGTGTTACATGACTCCATGCATATATTCAAGCACTTGGTCACTGATGAAACGCTCCAGGGAATTGCAGAACATTTTCCACTGGTTCAATGccaacaaataaagaaataggTTCACTACCTGTCATACTAGAGCACAATTAATTTGTTGTCCTGGTTCACTCTGAAGTCCATTCACCCTCTTCCACTCTTCAATTCATTTCCATTCCTCATGAAGCAGACTTCCATCCACTGCAAAACTCATGTAATGGTTTTCACGCCAGCCATTGTTAAATCACATGAGTTCATAGGAGGTGTTGCTCTTCTTGATATAATATCATGCGCCATCTTTCCCAAAGATGGTACATGTACATCTAGTGGCTCACCCCTACAGTCACCATCATCAATGCTTGAAACCTCTACAGAAGAGATTAGCTGAAGCTACAACCTAAAATGCTTTAGTTGGCACTTCTCCTACAAGTGCAAGAAAGGTCAAAATCAAGTATGGTAGACCACTTTCCTCTCCTGAAGCAACTTCAACAGCACCCCGTAACCAAAGTACCTCTTGATGTGAGAAAGAATGACATTAATCATTTTCCAACATGGGAAGCCCAACAGAGATGCAAGTACTGTTCTTGAAATCATTTTTGCACACATCTACTGTACAAAGTGTAAGGTACAGCTTTGCCTGAACAAGGACAGAAACTCTTTTGGTTCCTACCACGATGTGAAATAAATGCCTATAAAAAGTTgttggttgaaaaaaaaaattaagaaaaactttCTAAAGTGTTCCTTATTTTCCAAATGTTATaggcaacatttgtttttgcatctaAAACTCACATTGTTGTGAGCCAAAAGTTCTAAGAAAAGCCTGCCGTATCAAATCTGATACAGAAAAtatatcataaaataaataacatggcaaaaaaaaaaaaattgattttgctTCAAGGCTTCATGAAGATCCTAGATctaaaaaatcagaattttctGATTACTTTCTGATGGGTCAGGCTTTAAAGGGTTAACAATCAAGCATGACCAAAGCATAGACAAACTGGCAACACAGATAAATGAGAGCTCAACAATCTGGCAGTGCAATACATCTTTTTAAACCCACAAATCCGTGCAAAAGCAGCTTTTTGCAATCATTAGAAGATATTCCAACTGAGCTAACACAGATATTTTTGGTTGCTGTATAATTTCAGGTTTCAGCCTGTTTGCTGTTGCAGCTCATGAACTTGGTCACTCGCTTGGTTTGACTCACTCCAGAGACCCCTCTGCTGTCATGTTCCCCAGTTACAGACATCGGAGCAACAAACAGTACACTCTTTCTACAGATGATGTCCTGGGGATTCAAATGCTTTATGGTGAGGAACACATGTTATTCTCAATAGAATAGTTTCTCAATAAgaacaataaattatgcaaatgaaacACAATGTTTCTATCACTGTTACTCAGGCAAACCCAAAATAGAAGCTGAAAATCAACCTAAAGTTCCAAAGAAATGTGATCCCACGTTTTTATTTGATGCGGCTATGGTG
It includes:
- the LOC102216680 gene encoding matrix metalloproteinase-20-like, whose protein sequence is MELVCTWTLVLSSLMLVEISWTRPIEEDQRLTPDDIELAKSYLRRFYSLRLGGTDYRGSTRKIRSASDMEQKVRQMQNFFGLRETGILDSNTVNVMKKPRCGVPDVDNYSFYPYHPKWKNRTISYKIAKYTPDLSREDVEKSFRLALKMWSDAAPLNFVKINHGKADIVLTFAHRAHGDFSPFDGPGGVLAHAFQPGEGMGGDVHFDEDETWTTGGQGFSLFAVAAHELGHSLGLTHSRDPSAVMFPSYRHRSNKQYTLSTDDVLGIQMLYGKPKIEAENQPKVPKKCDPTFLFDAAMVIQNEIVYFQNRFTWMRTTKLTYWNRLREGHISTYFPDIGSPVDAAYDIPAKGVAYLFTGHKYWVVQQLKTRGTAGNISEFGFPSSVRRVDAAVHVAEYGKTMFFIGQFYYRYDEQKSQMDPGFPRSIQTDWHGIPRNVDAAFKLHGSIFLLSGSKSYQYDFRQKRVVNIIAGNSWLGC